A stretch of Actinomycetota bacterium DNA encodes these proteins:
- a CDS encoding ABC transporter substrate-binding protein — protein sequence MEGDEAPRGEELTEGLADPRAPWEELVEDPAAPRAMLAVMFTDIVGSTELATALGDKRWRELLEQHDAAIRTQIARFDGREVDTAGDAFFATFGLAVRAVDCALESARAVRRLGLRIRAGIHMGECVVTQEKVRGVTVHIGARVGAKARGDEVLVSSTVRDILAGAGLKFADRGEQTLKGVDGKWRLYAVEPRVRDNEADLPPLLETEIAGPPKPAWQKPRVLAAIVTALAVLIGAIAFATFRGGGLSSVPADSVAAIAASSGDVESSVTVRRRPVGLVAAPDGVWVANSIDRSVTHIGKDGRIETIPVGPGPIAVASGTVGRGEPFIWVANADGRNVSRVSPRTGATVGAPIQAGNGLSGIGFGSGTLWLTNSVEGTVWRVDPTTGKRTQEIPVGPGLRGIAVTDTAVWVTSETAGTVTQIDPKSGNVIKVVEVGNGPGAVAVGEGSVWVANAYDGTVSRIDQRTREVVGTIRVGRGPRSIAVARGSVFVANEAGESVTMIDAKSGEVRREIGLTNAPMGLAADGDRVWVSVRGGIARYRGGTLRIGTADAMNSFDPTFVSTALSFAVAVVLYDGLTSFKRVGGPEGNQLVPNLVEELRRPTDNGTTYSYTLREGLKYSDGSAVKASDVRSSFERIIRNEQYGGAFLDVLKGADACTPSGCDLSAGIVTNDDARTIAFHLVRSYPEFPYTLGLPSLSILPATAPAEDGGATPIPGTGPYRIAKGELKLGKEGFAESGTLTLERNPHFVARGLAQPDAYADRIEITMGGDPEQYLEGVKDGRYDLTPDLQIPTALDQTDEIAAEFPSQLHVIDVPSTLFVMLNPTTPPFDKVEVRRALNFAVDRRAMIGDRTSTLEVSCQLLPENMIGYKPHCPYTKNPSESGVWTAPDLETARRLVDQSGTKGQRVTVWLMAGDSPPAQARRRNAPVIVDALRKIGYRADAQVIPGDEEGYFEELEAGLASKRQILLAGWITDYPGPANYFLPITTCNDTLEGLAQTDLTFTHYCDPTRELDRLILQAIDVQTDDPAAAAKIWAQVDQKVTDAAPLVNWANIRNPYFVSKRVGNVQGHPTYLVLLSQMWVVDEGSPSPTPGG from the coding sequence ATGGAGGGGGATGAAGCGCCCCGCGGCGAGGAGCTGACCGAAGGCCTCGCCGACCCACGCGCGCCCTGGGAAGAGCTCGTCGAGGATCCCGCGGCTCCGCGGGCCATGCTCGCGGTCATGTTCACCGACATCGTGGGGTCGACCGAGCTGGCGACGGCGCTCGGCGACAAACGCTGGCGTGAGCTGCTCGAGCAGCACGACGCAGCCATCCGCACGCAGATAGCTCGCTTCGACGGCCGCGAGGTCGACACGGCCGGCGACGCCTTCTTCGCGACGTTCGGGCTCGCGGTCCGAGCCGTCGACTGCGCGCTGGAGTCGGCTCGTGCGGTGCGGCGACTCGGCCTGCGGATCCGGGCGGGCATCCACATGGGCGAATGCGTCGTCACGCAGGAGAAGGTTCGAGGCGTCACCGTGCACATCGGCGCGCGCGTCGGTGCGAAGGCGCGCGGCGACGAGGTGCTGGTGTCGAGCACGGTGCGCGACATCCTCGCCGGCGCAGGGCTGAAGTTCGCCGACCGCGGCGAGCAGACGTTGAAGGGTGTGGACGGCAAGTGGCGCCTCTACGCGGTCGAGCCACGCGTCCGCGACAACGAGGCCGATCTGCCGCCGCTGCTTGAGACGGAGATCGCCGGGCCGCCGAAGCCGGCGTGGCAGAAGCCTCGCGTGCTCGCGGCGATCGTGACGGCGCTGGCGGTTCTGATCGGGGCGATCGCGTTCGCGACCTTCCGCGGCGGCGGCTTGTCCTCCGTTCCCGCGGATTCCGTGGCGGCCATCGCCGCATCGTCTGGCGACGTCGAGTCGTCCGTCACCGTCCGACGACGTCCGGTCGGGCTTGTCGCGGCACCCGACGGAGTTTGGGTGGCGAACTCGATCGACCGAAGCGTGACCCACATCGGCAAGGACGGACGGATCGAGACCATCCCGGTTGGGCCCGGCCCCATCGCCGTCGCATCGGGCACGGTTGGACGCGGCGAGCCGTTCATCTGGGTGGCGAACGCCGACGGACGGAACGTCTCGCGCGTCAGCCCCAGGACCGGCGCCACCGTCGGCGCGCCGATCCAGGCGGGGAACGGTCTTTCAGGGATCGGGTTCGGCTCCGGCACCTTGTGGTTGACGAACTCCGTCGAGGGAACGGTGTGGCGGGTCGATCCCACGACTGGGAAGCGAACCCAGGAGATCCCGGTCGGCCCCGGCCTTCGCGGCATCGCGGTGACCGATACCGCGGTGTGGGTGACGAGCGAGACCGCCGGCACCGTGACGCAGATCGACCCGAAGTCCGGCAACGTGATCAAGGTTGTGGAGGTCGGCAACGGCCCCGGCGCGGTCGCGGTCGGCGAGGGGTCCGTGTGGGTCGCGAACGCGTACGACGGCACGGTTTCCCGCATCGATCAACGGACACGCGAAGTCGTGGGGACGATCCGCGTCGGCCGCGGGCCGCGCTCGATCGCCGTCGCTCGCGGCAGCGTGTTCGTCGCGAACGAGGCCGGTGAAAGTGTGACGATGATCGACGCCAAGAGCGGTGAGGTTCGCCGAGAGATCGGTTTGACGAACGCGCCGATGGGCCTCGCGGCCGACGGCGATCGCGTCTGGGTCTCGGTGCGCGGCGGGATCGCTCGGTATCGCGGCGGAACCCTCCGGATCGGAACGGCCGACGCGATGAACTCGTTCGACCCAACGTTCGTCTCTACCGCCTTGAGTTTCGCCGTGGCGGTTGTGCTCTATGACGGGCTCACGTCCTTCAAGCGCGTCGGCGGTCCGGAGGGCAATCAGCTCGTGCCGAACCTGGTCGAAGAGCTGCGTCGGCCGACCGACAATGGCACCACCTACTCGTACACGCTGCGGGAAGGTCTGAAGTATTCGGATGGCAGTGCCGTAAAGGCGTCGGACGTCCGGTCGTCCTTCGAGCGCATCATCCGCAACGAACAGTACGGCGGGGCGTTCCTCGACGTGCTCAAGGGGGCAGACGCATGTACGCCATCGGGGTGCGACCTGTCCGCGGGCATCGTCACGAACGACGACGCCAGGACGATCGCTTTCCATCTGGTCCGTTCGTACCCGGAGTTCCCGTACACGCTGGGCCTGCCGAGCCTCAGCATCCTGCCGGCCACCGCGCCGGCTGAGGACGGCGGCGCGACGCCGATCCCGGGCACCGGTCCGTACCGCATCGCCAAAGGCGAACTCAAGCTCGGTAAGGAAGGGTTCGCGGAGAGCGGAACCCTCACGCTCGAGCGCAACCCGCATTTCGTCGCACGCGGCCTTGCCCAACCCGATGCGTACGCCGACCGGATAGAGATCACCATGGGCGGGGACCCGGAGCAGTACCTCGAAGGGGTTAAGGACGGGCGCTACGACCTCACGCCGGACCTCCAGATCCCAACGGCGCTGGACCAGACCGACGAGATCGCGGCGGAGTTCCCGAGTCAGCTCCACGTCATCGACGTGCCCTCGACGCTGTTCGTGATGCTGAACCCGACCACGCCGCCGTTCGACAAAGTGGAGGTGCGCAGGGCGCTGAACTTCGCGGTCGACCGTCGAGCCATGATCGGGGACCGTACGTCCACCCTCGAGGTCAGCTGTCAACTGCTCCCGGAGAACATGATCGGCTACAAGCCGCACTGCCCCTACACGAAGAACCCGAGCGAGTCGGGCGTTTGGACCGCTCCCGACCTCGAGACCGCGCGACGCTTGGTCGATCAGTCGGGGACGAAGGGCCAGCGGGTGACGGTTTGGCTCATGGCCGGGGATTCGCCTCCGGCACAGGCCCGTCGTCGGAACGCCCCCGTCATAGTGGATGCGCTGCGCAAGATCGGCTATCGCGCTGACGCCCAAGTGATCCCCGGCGATGAAGAGGGATACTTCGAGGAGCTCGAGGCGGGCTTGGCCTCGAAGAGACAGATCTTGCTCGCCGGATGGATCACCGACTATCCCGGACCGGCGAACTACTTCCTGCCGATCACGACGTGCAACGACACGCTCGAGGGCCTGGCGCAGACGGATCTCACCTTCACGCATTACTGCGACCCGACGCGGGAGCTCGACCGCCTCATCCTGCAAGCGATCGACGTGCAGACGGACGATCCGGCGGCCGCCGCGAAGATCTGGGCCCAGGTCGACCAGAAGGTCACCGACGCGGCCCCGTTGGTCAATTGGGCCAACATCCGGAATCCCTACTTCGTCTCGAAGCGAGTGGGGAACGTGCAAGGACATCCGACGTACCTCGTACTCCTGTCGCAGATGTGGGTAGTGGACGAGGGCTCACCGTCTCCGACTCCGGGCGGCTGA
- a CDS encoding AMP-binding protein, with product MASREPTAPRTDGSTDARVIGELLNERARKHPDRPYLGSDQTLLSYGEVDARTDRLAAGLSEAGVAPGDRIAVISANRIEMLEIFFACAKSGAVEVPLNVFLKGEFLRYQLQDSEAETLVVDGPGWEAAAPLLDQLPTLSRVIAMDELSDVPANVDVVPWSRLESSTAPTPTPDLSSASLQAILYTSGTTGMPKGCMLPHGWYMNGAKVASEMLEYRTDDVLFTALPLFHAWAQGIVMGALVHHLTAWVDPIFSVTRLLDRFHETGASVFTGVGAMGMAMLGAPATERDKDHRLRAALMIPFTPDQQQQFLDRFGAVVLSQLYGQTECGAITYARLSDERNLGSIGKPAPYLDVRLFDDDDLEVPVGEIGEIVVRAKVPQALYLGYWRKPEATIETWRNLWHHTGDYGRADDKDWITFVDRRKDALRRRGENVSSQELERAIAGHPKIVEAAVLAVPSPMTEDDIKACVVVEPGQEVTPEELFEFFKEVLPYFAIPRYVELVPELPKNATLRVMKHLLREQGVTPGTWDLEAMGLAVAPADRR from the coding sequence ATGGCCAGCCGGGAGCCCACCGCGCCGCGAACCGACGGTTCGACGGACGCGCGAGTGATCGGCGAGCTGCTCAACGAACGCGCACGCAAGCACCCGGATCGGCCCTACCTCGGCTCGGATCAGACGCTCCTGTCTTACGGCGAGGTCGACGCGCGGACCGATCGTCTCGCCGCCGGGCTCTCCGAAGCCGGCGTCGCGCCGGGCGACCGCATCGCGGTGATCTCCGCCAACCGTATCGAGATGCTCGAGATCTTCTTCGCCTGCGCCAAGTCGGGAGCCGTGGAGGTTCCCCTCAACGTGTTCTTGAAGGGCGAGTTCTTGCGCTACCAGCTCCAAGACTCGGAGGCCGAAACGCTGGTCGTCGACGGGCCCGGCTGGGAAGCGGCCGCGCCGCTGCTCGACCAGCTCCCAACGCTAAGCCGCGTGATCGCGATGGACGAGCTCTCTGACGTCCCGGCGAATGTCGACGTGGTGCCGTGGTCAAGGCTGGAGAGCTCGACCGCCCCGACACCGACTCCGGACCTGAGCTCCGCCAGCCTCCAGGCGATCCTCTACACCTCGGGCACGACCGGGATGCCGAAGGGCTGCATGCTCCCGCACGGCTGGTACATGAACGGCGCCAAGGTCGCTTCCGAGATGCTCGAGTACCGGACCGACGACGTCCTTTTCACCGCGCTCCCGTTGTTCCACGCGTGGGCGCAAGGGATCGTGATGGGCGCTCTCGTCCATCACCTGACCGCGTGGGTGGACCCGATCTTCTCGGTGACGCGGCTCCTCGACCGGTTCCACGAGACCGGCGCCAGCGTGTTCACCGGGGTCGGCGCGATGGGGATGGCTATGCTCGGCGCGCCGGCGACCGAGCGCGACAAGGACCACCGGCTGCGCGCGGCGCTGATGATCCCGTTCACCCCGGACCAGCAACAGCAGTTCCTCGACCGGTTCGGCGCGGTCGTGCTGAGCCAGCTCTACGGGCAGACCGAGTGCGGCGCGATCACGTACGCGCGGCTGTCGGACGAGCGGAACCTCGGCTCGATCGGGAAGCCGGCCCCGTACCTCGACGTGCGGCTTTTCGACGACGACGACTTGGAGGTACCGGTGGGTGAGATCGGAGAGATCGTCGTGCGCGCGAAGGTGCCGCAGGCGCTCTACCTCGGCTACTGGCGGAAGCCGGAGGCGACGATCGAGACGTGGCGGAACCTCTGGCACCACACCGGCGACTACGGACGCGCCGACGACAAAGATTGGATCACGTTCGTCGACCGCAGGAAGGACGCGCTCAGGCGGCGCGGCGAGAACGTCTCGAGCCAGGAACTCGAGCGCGCGATCGCCGGGCATCCCAAGATCGTTGAGGCGGCGGTGCTCGCCGTGCCGTCGCCGATGACGGAGGACGACATCAAGGCGTGTGTCGTCGTCGAGCCCGGCCAAGAGGTCACGCCCGAGGAGCTCTTCGAGTTCTTCAAGGAAGTCCTGCCGTATTTCGCGATCCCGCGCTACGTCGAGCTGGTTCCTGAGCTGCCCAAGAACGCGACCCTTCGGGTGATGAAGCACCTGCTGCGTGAGCAAGGCGTGACACCGGGGACCTGGGATCTCGAGGCCATGGGACTCGCCGTCGCCCCGGCCGATCGGCGTTAG
- a CDS encoding cyclase family protein: MAIPDDFRALAEKINNWGRWGDDDEIGTLNLITDEVVRRAAACVKTGKRFSLAIPMSEDGPMLGNIPPGRKNPKQHRFELHDPFTKDPDSAHVNTNEYTLNLKSATHWSALGHVEYGGRLYNGHPTTSIDERGAHVLGIDKVGSIVTRGVLLDVARLKGVDSLAGGTVISPDDLDAASKVTGLAVEPGDAVLIRTGAMRWLKEGDKESYAGIFQGIAGPGIASAAWFRDHDVAAVAVDTSGFEVWPRESKDLLKVLGHPLHLLCIVEMGLTLGQNFDLESLAEDCASDGVYEFLLTASPEPFGGGLGGPVNPVAIK; encoded by the coding sequence ATGGCGATCCCCGACGACTTCCGCGCGCTCGCCGAGAAGATCAACAACTGGGGCCGCTGGGGCGACGACGATGAGATCGGCACGCTCAACCTGATCACCGACGAGGTCGTGCGACGCGCGGCGGCGTGCGTCAAGACCGGGAAGCGCTTCTCGCTCGCGATCCCGATGTCCGAGGACGGGCCGATGCTCGGCAACATCCCGCCGGGCCGGAAAAATCCGAAACAGCACCGGTTCGAGCTGCACGACCCCTTCACGAAGGACCCCGACTCGGCGCACGTGAACACGAACGAGTACACGCTGAACCTCAAGTCCGCGACGCACTGGAGCGCGCTCGGCCACGTCGAGTACGGGGGGCGGCTCTACAACGGGCACCCGACGACCTCCATCGACGAACGCGGGGCTCATGTGCTCGGGATCGACAAGGTCGGCTCGATCGTCACCCGAGGAGTGCTGCTCGACGTGGCCCGGCTGAAGGGCGTCGACAGTCTCGCCGGCGGAACCGTGATCTCGCCGGACGACCTCGACGCGGCTTCGAAGGTCACCGGCCTGGCCGTCGAGCCCGGCGACGCCGTGTTGATCCGAACCGGGGCGATGCGGTGGCTGAAGGAAGGCGACAAGGAGTCGTACGCCGGGATCTTCCAAGGGATCGCCGGGCCGGGCATCGCGAGCGCCGCGTGGTTCCGCGACCACGACGTCGCGGCCGTGGCGGTCGACACCTCGGGGTTCGAGGTGTGGCCGCGCGAGAGCAAAGACCTCCTGAAGGTGCTCGGGCACCCGCTGCACCTGCTGTGCATCGTGGAGATGGGCCTGACGCTCGGGCAGAACTTCGACCTCGAATCGCTCGCCGAGGACTGCGCGTCCGACGGCGTCTACGAGTTCCTGCTCACCGCGTCGCCGGAGCCGTTCGGGGGCGGGCTCGGGGGCCCGGTGAACCCGGTCGCGATCAAGTAG
- a CDS encoding CopG family transcriptional regulator gives MARAETIVQLTYELRELLDAEATRRGISRSAVIREALTAYLADASQAAIAREIVEGYTRIPPATPDEWGDLEAHGDVSTRELLQRLSAEERAEGHTPW, from the coding sequence ATGGCCCGGGCCGAGACGATCGTCCAGCTGACGTATGAGCTACGGGAACTTCTTGATGCCGAAGCCACGCGGCGTGGCATCTCGCGTTCGGCGGTCATTCGTGAGGCGCTGACCGCCTATCTGGCGGACGCCTCCCAAGCAGCGATCGCGCGGGAGATCGTCGAGGGGTATACGCGGATACCGCCCGCGACGCCCGACGAATGGGGCGACCTGGAAGCCCATGGCGACGTCTCAACCCGCGAACTGCTTCAACGGCTGAGCGCGGAGGAGCGGGCGGAGGGGCATACGCCGTGGTAG
- a CDS encoding alpha/beta hydrolase, protein MSKPFLISSIVFAALTLNALRPVPFSMFSFFSSWLTKELSPHLLIANIAFTTWLLSSQKIAGTAGWVALGLNAFTMAGLLWLIVESVRVKGVTERALREGLGEDYATRILPHKAANYDLKAPWRQVLLPFYMHHPDVERTRNIPYGPVKRRNLLDVYRHKEHPTGAPVLLFVHGGAWTIGNKDQQGKPLMLHFASRGWVCFAPNYRMAPRSPWPAHIEDVKKAIAWIREHGPEHGADPNFILITGGSAGGHLAALAATSPNDPAFQPGFEDADTTLQAAVPHYGIYDMTDRSNVNTRGRLKMLERVVFKKKYKDDPEIFRQASPIHRAGPDAPPFLVIHGAHDNLAPVKEARRFVARLREVSGDPVVYAELPGTQHAFDVFPSIRTAHVVRAVERFADYAYSAWLSEREQLPIEPTRR, encoded by the coding sequence ATGTCAAAGCCGTTCCTGATCTCTTCGATCGTATTCGCGGCCCTCACGCTCAACGCGCTGCGGCCGGTGCCGTTCTCGATGTTCAGCTTCTTCTCGAGCTGGCTGACCAAGGAGCTGTCGCCCCACCTGCTCATCGCCAACATCGCGTTCACCACTTGGCTCCTGAGCTCCCAGAAGATCGCGGGAACGGCGGGCTGGGTGGCCCTCGGGCTCAACGCGTTCACGATGGCAGGGCTGCTCTGGCTGATCGTCGAGTCGGTCCGGGTGAAGGGCGTGACCGAGCGCGCGCTCCGCGAGGGCCTGGGCGAGGACTACGCGACGCGGATCCTGCCGCACAAGGCCGCCAACTACGACCTCAAGGCTCCGTGGCGGCAGGTGCTGCTCCCCTTCTACATGCACCACCCCGACGTGGAGCGGACCCGCAACATCCCCTACGGCCCGGTGAAGCGGCGGAACCTGCTCGACGTCTACCGCCACAAGGAGCACCCGACGGGCGCGCCGGTGCTGCTGTTCGTCCACGGTGGCGCGTGGACGATCGGGAACAAGGATCAGCAGGGGAAGCCGCTCATGCTCCACTTCGCGTCCCGCGGGTGGGTGTGCTTCGCACCGAACTACCGCATGGCGCCGCGCTCCCCGTGGCCGGCGCACATCGAGGACGTCAAGAAGGCGATCGCGTGGATACGGGAGCACGGCCCCGAGCACGGCGCCGATCCGAACTTCATCCTCATCACCGGCGGCTCAGCGGGCGGGCACCTTGCGGCGCTCGCGGCCACGTCGCCGAACGACCCGGCGTTCCAGCCGGGGTTCGAAGACGCCGACACGACCCTGCAGGCCGCGGTGCCGCACTACGGGATCTACGACATGACCGACCGCTCGAACGTGAACACCCGCGGCCGGCTCAAGATGCTCGAGCGCGTCGTGTTCAAGAAGAAGTACAAGGACGATCCCGAGATCTTCCGGCAGGCATCGCCGATCCACCGCGCCGGGCCGGATGCACCGCCCTTCCTCGTGATCCACGGAGCCCACGACAACCTCGCCCCGGTGAAGGAAGCGCGTCGCTTCGTCGCGAGGCTCCGCGAGGTCTCGGGCGATCCCGTGGTGTACGCGGAGCTTCCCGGCACGCAGCATGCCTTCGACGTGTTCCCGTCGATCCGCACGGCGCACGTCGTCCGTGCCGTCGAGCGCTTCGCCGACTACGCGTACAGCGCCTGGCTCTCAGAGCGGGAGCAGCTCCCGATCGAACCGACGCGGCGTTGA
- a CDS encoding type II toxin-antitoxin system PemK/MazF family toxin, translated as MVARGEVWWYEHPDEERRPFLILTRSEAIPVLNQLLAAPTTRTIRGIPTEVLLDEDDGMPQACVVSLDNISLIRKSLCAQMITRLGPEKLHAVCEALRVTTAC; from the coding sequence GTGGTAGCGCGCGGCGAGGTCTGGTGGTACGAGCATCCCGATGAGGAACGTCGTCCCTTCCTGATCCTCACTCGCAGCGAAGCTATCCCGGTTCTGAATCAACTCCTCGCTGCACCCACGACTCGAACGATCCGCGGCATCCCAACCGAGGTCCTGCTCGACGAAGACGATGGGATGCCGCAGGCATGCGTCGTGTCGTTGGACAATATCTCGCTCATTCGGAAGAGCTTGTGCGCGCAGATGATCACGCGACTCGGGCCGGAGAAGCTCCACGCCGTTTGCGAGGCGCTCCGCGTAACAACCGCCTGCTAG
- a CDS encoding TfoX/Sxy family protein, with the protein MAYEEGLAERVRDALASREVREQKMFGGIAFMIDGKMACGVHGDSLIVRVPAEEHDKAVKEPGARTMDITSRPMKGFLFVGPAGIKTTASLERWVERSTDFVATLPAKKKR; encoded by the coding sequence ATGGCCTACGAAGAGGGCCTCGCCGAGCGGGTGCGCGACGCACTGGCGTCGCGGGAGGTGCGCGAGCAGAAGATGTTCGGCGGCATCGCGTTCATGATCGACGGGAAGATGGCATGCGGCGTCCACGGCGACAGCCTGATCGTCCGTGTCCCGGCCGAAGAGCACGACAAGGCGGTGAAAGAGCCAGGCGCGCGGACGATGGACATCACGAGCCGCCCGATGAAGGGCTTCCTCTTCGTCGGGCCGGCCGGGATCAAGACGACGGCCTCGCTCGAGAGATGGGTCGAGCGCTCCACCGACTTCGTCGCGACGCTCCCGGCGAAGAAGAAGCGCTAG
- a CDS encoding type II toxin-antitoxin system prevent-host-death family antitoxin has protein sequence MRDRFSHFLARVRRGEDVIITDRGRDVAVIRRLRPRDSLDEWVARLEADGLVEPAERWGSIGRTRPHRLSGKTLSEIIREERRSGW, from the coding sequence GTGCGTGATCGGTTCAGCCATTTCCTGGCACGAGTTCGGCGCGGCGAGGATGTGATCATCACCGATCGCGGGCGTGATGTCGCCGTCATCCGTCGCCTTCGGCCGAGAGATTCGCTCGACGAATGGGTCGCGCGGCTCGAAGCCGACGGTCTCGTCGAGCCGGCCGAACGATGGGGCTCCATCGGTCGAACGCGCCCTCATCGCCTCTCGGGGAAGACGCTATCTGAGATCATCCGCGAGGAGCGCCGAAGCGGATGGTAG
- a CDS encoding type II toxin-antitoxin system VapC family toxin, translated as MVVAYVDSSVFVKLFDSREPGADAARRRIRASKPAASVLLLPEVMSALARKLRLRHLRPTAAARLRAEMEHDYSNVLKVQLTQSVLRETTRLLFSYPLRAGDAIHLASAVVLGRTRDEGIAFLTADEELAEAATSEGLEVERFG; from the coding sequence ATGGTAGTCGCCTACGTCGACAGCAGCGTGTTCGTCAAGCTCTTCGATTCCCGAGAGCCGGGAGCCGACGCGGCGCGCCGTCGGATCCGCGCGTCTAAACCCGCAGCCTCCGTGCTGCTCCTGCCTGAAGTGATGTCGGCCCTGGCCCGGAAGTTGCGCCTACGGCACCTGCGTCCGACCGCCGCCGCTCGACTCCGCGCAGAGATGGAGCACGACTACAGCAATGTGCTGAAGGTGCAACTCACGCAGTCGGTTCTTCGCGAGACGACCCGCTTGCTTTTCTCGTATCCGCTCCGCGCCGGCGACGCGATCCACCTTGCGTCGGCAGTGGTTCTAGGCCGAACACGAGACGAGGGTATTGCGTTTCTCACGGCCGATGAGGAGCTCGCGGAGGCCGCGACATCGGAGGGGCTCGAGGTCGAGCGTTTCGGCTGA
- a CDS encoding wax ester/triacylglycerol synthase family O-acyltransferase encodes MERMSGIDASFLYFETPNMHMHVVAAIVFDPSTVPGGYSFDHVKEMIRSRLHLAKPLRRKLVPTPLNLDHPVWVEDNDFDLDYHVRRIGCPSPGSEEQLSEIVGDIASRPLDRTRPLWEVWIVEGLENGYTAAVAKMHHCTIDGVSGANFMVHFFDLEPQGTERPGVDADWKPDRRPTDLELLGRALIARAQRPLNWVRVVPATLKSVGGFIAARRRTEGPGMPTPLRAPRTSFNATITPHRRTAFTHVPLDDVKAIKREFGTTVNDVVLAIVAGALRRYLESRDEMPDRSLLAAVPVSVRTGEEEGDVGSNRVSAMFSTLATDVDDPVERLKQIAEANRGAKEEHKAIGADMLTKWGELAAPLTFSLAARFYTGLKLADRHAVVHNLVISNVPGPAFPLYFAGAKLVAMYPLGPIFDGAGLNITVLSYMDQLYFGLIGCREIVDVWGIAGHITESFAELSKAAQAHA; translated from the coding sequence ATGGAGCGGATGAGCGGGATCGACGCCTCCTTCCTGTACTTCGAAACCCCGAACATGCACATGCACGTCGTCGCGGCGATCGTCTTCGACCCCTCCACCGTGCCCGGCGGCTACTCGTTCGACCACGTCAAAGAGATGATCCGGAGCCGGCTGCACCTCGCGAAGCCGCTGCGCCGGAAGCTCGTCCCCACCCCGCTGAACCTGGATCATCCGGTGTGGGTCGAGGACAACGACTTCGACCTCGACTACCACGTCCGTCGGATCGGATGCCCGTCGCCGGGCTCCGAGGAGCAGCTTTCGGAGATCGTCGGGGACATCGCGTCGCGGCCTCTCGACCGCACCCGCCCGCTGTGGGAGGTCTGGATCGTCGAAGGTCTCGAGAACGGCTACACCGCCGCCGTCGCGAAGATGCACCACTGCACGATCGACGGCGTGTCCGGCGCGAACTTCATGGTGCATTTCTTCGACTTGGAGCCCCAGGGAACCGAACGCCCGGGGGTCGACGCGGACTGGAAGCCCGACCGGAGGCCGACCGACCTCGAGCTTCTGGGCCGCGCGCTGATCGCGCGGGCGCAGCGTCCCCTCAATTGGGTGCGCGTCGTCCCGGCCACGCTGAAGTCCGTCGGCGGGTTCATCGCCGCGCGCCGCCGCACGGAAGGCCCGGGCATGCCGACGCCGCTACGTGCGCCTCGTACCTCGTTCAACGCCACGATCACGCCGCACCGGCGGACGGCGTTCACACATGTCCCGCTCGACGACGTGAAGGCGATCAAGCGCGAGTTCGGAACCACCGTCAACGACGTGGTCCTCGCGATCGTTGCCGGCGCGCTGCGCCGTTACCTGGAGTCCCGTGATGAGATGCCCGACCGTTCGCTCCTCGCCGCTGTTCCCGTTTCGGTGCGGACTGGAGAAGAGGAAGGCGATGTCGGCTCGAACCGCGTGTCGGCGATGTTCTCGACGCTCGCGACCGACGTCGACGACCCGGTCGAGCGGCTGAAGCAGATCGCGGAAGCCAACCGAGGCGCCAAGGAAGAGCACAAGGCGATCGGTGCGGACATGCTCACGAAGTGGGGCGAGCTCGCGGCGCCCTTGACGTTCTCGCTGGCGGCGCGGTTCTACACCGGGTTGAAGTTGGCCGACCGGCACGCGGTGGTGCACAACCTCGTGATCTCGAACGTGCCGGGCCCGGCGTTCCCGCTCTACTTCGCCGGCGCGAAGCTGGTCGCGATGTATCCGCTCGGCCCGATCTTCGACGGCGCCGGCCTGAACATCACCGTGCTCTCGTACATGGACCAGCTGTACTTCGGGCTGATCGGCTGTCGCGAGATCGTCGACGTCTGGGGCATCGCCGGGCACATCACCGAGTCGTTCGCCGAGCTGAGCAAAGCCGCTCAGGCGCACGCGTAA